A single genomic interval of Rosistilla ulvae harbors:
- the recR gene encoding recombination mediator RecR: MAELTQSVADMIDQLGRLPGIGRKSAERLAYHLLRVPKSEALALADSIRSVRENVRYCDSCFNLSEGARCPICADPSRDQTRLCIVEQPRDLISLEQSGMFRGLYHVLLGRIAPLDGIGPDQLTIDPLVDRVRLGNFTEVIMATNPTVEGDGTSLYISNLLQDYPVEITRLARGITAGSVLEFTNKEILADALNGRQKL, encoded by the coding sequence ATGGCCGAGCTGACTCAGTCGGTTGCCGACATGATCGACCAGTTGGGGCGGTTGCCCGGAATCGGTCGCAAGAGCGCCGAACGGCTCGCCTATCATCTTTTGCGAGTCCCGAAATCCGAAGCCCTCGCGTTGGCCGATTCGATCCGATCGGTGCGAGAAAACGTCCGCTACTGCGATAGCTGTTTTAACCTCTCCGAAGGGGCCCGTTGTCCTATCTGTGCCGATCCCAGTCGCGATCAAACACGGTTGTGTATCGTCGAACAACCTCGCGATCTGATCTCGCTGGAACAGTCGGGGATGTTCCGCGGTTTGTACCATGTGTTGTTGGGGCGAATCGCTCCTTTGGACGGGATCGGCCCCGATCAATTGACGATCGATCCGTTGGTCGATCGGGTCCGCTTGGGCAACTTCACCGAAGTGATCATGGCGACCAATCCGACGGTGGAAGGGGATGGGACGAGCCTATACATCTCGAACCTTCTGCAAGATTATCCCGTGGAAATAACTCGTCTAGCACGCGGGATCACCGCCGGTAGTGTGTTAGAATTTACGAACAAAGAGATCCTTGCCGATGCGTTAAATGGCCGTCAAAAGCTGTGA
- a CDS encoding YbaB/EbfC family nucleoid-associated protein, translating into MFKGLSDIASLMQQAQKLPAKMEEINRQLQSERVSGSAGGGMVTVEMNGAGEVTAVRIEQELMAQGDRELIEDLLPGAINDASAKAKALQAESMQGLTGGISLPGMEAALAKFTGGGGGAN; encoded by the coding sequence ATGTTCAAAGGACTGTCAGACATCGCATCGCTGATGCAGCAGGCGCAAAAGTTGCCGGCCAAGATGGAAGAGATCAATCGTCAATTGCAATCGGAGCGAGTCAGCGGCTCGGCCGGTGGCGGGATGGTCACCGTCGAGATGAACGGCGCCGGTGAAGTCACGGCGGTTCGGATCGAGCAGGAGTTGATGGCTCAGGGGGATCGCGAGCTGATCGAGGACCTGTTGCCGGGAGCGATCAACGATGCCAGTGCCAAAGCGAAGGCGTTGCAAGCCGAATCGATGCAAGGCCTAACCGGCGGGATCAGTCTGCCCGGCATGGAAGCGGCGTTGGCCAAGTTTACCGGCGGCGGTGGTGGAGCCAACTGA
- the dnaX gene encoding DNA polymerase III subunit gamma/tau yields the protein MSDSPASDAKNHDDDKYIVVARRYRPLQFDQLVGQENATRALMNAIETGRVGHAYLFTGARGVGKTSTARIFAKALNAPEGPTATPDNSSDICQAIDAGEDIDVLEIDGASNRGIDEIRQLRAGVGMRPSRARYKIYIIDEVHMLTQQAFNALLKTLEEPPEHVKFIFCTTDPEKIPITVLSRCQRFDFAPVETEAILARLEEIVQSEGCQADQDALRLLARRAAGSMRDSQSLLEQVLSFATDRITVDQVHSMLGTADDTRLSALAVGLIDRDPAAVLKMVDDAVMGGIDAGQLAEQLLGYFRDLMTATVGCGVDMLRHAAPGSYDDLAAQGNRLGIHTILVIVGIIDQAITRMRQSVHSRVLLEAALVQICRLADLQAISDVVAGLRQVSAGGAAPVQPAAVEKKNIDLASNAPAAASVPPANVARSASPAGSAPPPAANAAPPAAVAPNAPAPAPSSSVPAPAAPRPVAAPTAVAERPASGGAAVSPPAAASPSPPGPVSRPAAASQNAAAAVAVQEPPSNNGAPAASGQWDAEYVRSMWRGAIASLDDMTANYAKNAQRVEPAGDGAIRVYFPSARSLDKVSCEKPERRSKLEAALAAVAKRHVHYDCFLIEAPPSQKPVRRALTSADRARRQREVEQEPIIAKMMELFDAEVVKVIPAKEED from the coding sequence ATGTCGGACTCTCCTGCAAGCGATGCAAAAAATCACGATGATGACAAGTACATCGTCGTTGCTCGCCGTTATCGACCGTTGCAATTTGACCAATTGGTCGGCCAGGAGAACGCCACGCGGGCGTTGATGAATGCGATCGAAACCGGTCGCGTCGGACACGCCTATCTGTTCACCGGGGCTCGTGGGGTTGGTAAGACCAGCACGGCGCGGATCTTCGCCAAAGCGCTCAATGCGCCCGAAGGGCCTACCGCCACGCCTGACAATTCGTCCGATATCTGCCAAGCGATCGATGCGGGTGAGGATATCGATGTGCTGGAAATCGATGGTGCCAGCAATCGTGGTATCGATGAGATTCGCCAGTTGCGTGCGGGTGTGGGGATGCGTCCCAGTCGCGCTCGCTACAAGATCTACATCATCGATGAAGTCCACATGCTCACCCAGCAGGCGTTTAATGCCCTGCTGAAGACGCTCGAAGAGCCCCCCGAGCACGTCAAGTTCATCTTCTGCACGACCGACCCGGAAAAGATCCCGATCACGGTCCTCAGCCGCTGTCAGCGGTTCGATTTTGCGCCGGTCGAAACCGAAGCGATTCTCGCGCGGTTGGAAGAGATCGTGCAGTCCGAAGGTTGCCAAGCCGATCAAGACGCGTTGCGTTTGTTGGCTCGCCGAGCCGCCGGTTCGATGCGGGATAGCCAGTCGTTATTGGAGCAGGTGCTCAGTTTTGCCACCGATCGAATCACCGTCGATCAAGTGCATTCGATGCTGGGGACCGCCGATGACACGCGGCTTTCGGCACTGGCTGTCGGTTTGATCGATCGCGATCCCGCAGCGGTCTTGAAAATGGTCGACGATGCGGTGATGGGTGGCATCGACGCGGGGCAATTGGCGGAACAACTGTTGGGCTATTTCCGCGACCTGATGACCGCCACGGTCGGCTGTGGTGTCGATATGTTGCGGCACGCCGCTCCCGGTTCGTATGACGATCTTGCGGCCCAGGGGAACCGGTTGGGGATTCATACGATCTTGGTGATCGTGGGAATCATCGACCAGGCGATTACAAGAATGCGCCAAAGTGTCCACAGCCGCGTCTTGCTGGAAGCCGCGCTGGTGCAGATCTGTCGTTTGGCCGATCTGCAGGCGATTTCCGACGTCGTAGCGGGTTTGCGGCAGGTGTCGGCCGGTGGGGCCGCACCAGTTCAGCCGGCGGCGGTCGAAAAAAAAAACATTGACCTAGCGTCGAACGCTCCTGCGGCGGCTTCCGTTCCGCCTGCAAATGTCGCTCGTTCCGCGTCGCCAGCGGGAAGTGCCCCGCCCCCAGCGGCGAACGCGGCTCCCCCCGCTGCTGTTGCTCCGAACGCTCCGGCTCCGGCTCCGTCATCGAGCGTCCCTGCTCCTGCGGCTCCGCGTCCGGTCGCCGCGCCGACGGCGGTCGCAGAGCGCCCAGCCAGTGGCGGTGCCGCCGTGTCGCCCCCCGCAGCTGCCTCGCCCAGTCCCCCTGGTCCAGTCTCTCGTCCTGCGGCGGCCTCGCAAAATGCGGCTGCAGCGGTTGCTGTGCAGGAGCCGCCCAGCAACAACGGTGCACCCGCCGCTTCCGGACAGTGGGATGCCGAGTACGTAAGATCGATGTGGAGGGGAGCGATCGCGTCGTTGGACGATATGACGGCAAACTATGCGAAAAACGCTCAACGTGTGGAGCCTGCGGGGGATGGTGCGATCCGTGTCTACTTTCCAAGTGCTCGCAGTTTGGACAAGGTAAGTTGCGAGAAGCCCGAGCGGCGGAGTAAATTAGAAGCGGCGTTGGCGGCGGTTGCAAAGCGGCATGTCCACTACGATTGCTTCTTGATCGAAGCTCCTCCAAGCCAGAAGCCGGTCCGGCGGGCATTGACCAGTGCCGATCGGGCCCGTCGCCAACGCGAGGTTGAACAAGAGCCGATCATTGCGAAAATGATGGAGTTGTTCGACGCCGAGGTGGTGAAGGTGATTCCAGCGAAGGAAGAAGATTAG